A segment of the Cololabis saira isolate AMF1-May2022 chromosome 3, fColSai1.1, whole genome shotgun sequence genome:
CGTCCTCCACCCCTTGCTCCAATGCCTCATCATTGCTGGCTCCGGGACTCTCctgtgtttccatggagatgccCTCTGTCCCTgacctcttcctcatcttcatcatcagcaccagcagcaggatgacgacAACCAGCAGGAGGACGACGGGAGCGGAGATGACGTAAACTCTGAATGAACGGAAAGACTCCGCCCTCCAGCTCACATCCAGCCGGTTGTCCAGACTCAGGTGAGACGCTGCACAGGTGTACTTGTGcttcctctgcagctcctcttcatccaccATCAGCGTCTTCCTCAGCTGGTAGAGACCGTTGCCGTTGGGCAGCACTGAGCCAACGGTCATTTGGTTCTCGTCCACGGGTTCACCGTCCCGCAGCAGCGTCAGGTTGATGTGGCGAGGGTAGAAGTCTGTGGCCAGACAGGTGATctgggccccgcccccccccggcTGTGATAGGAGGCGTAGTCGAGGTCGAACACGACGCATCACCAGGTGTTTCTCGCTCTCCAGCAGGCGTCGCAGAATCAAGGCACATAAGGGCAGGTAGATATTTGAGAAACGCATCTGCTCGTACAACTGCCTTATGGTGTCCAACTGGAAATCCCAACCGTCACCACCGCCGTACAGGAAGTGGGTTGTGTTACAATGGATGCTGTCGATATCATGACCATTCGCACCATCCCTGGACATGATGAGTATAGGCTGACCGTCTTCCTGGACCTCACAAACCACCATCCTCTGTTGAATGTAGACGCCTGGAGAGGTCAGGTTCAGCTGTTTTTTGACTAAGTCCGACCTGATCCTCATCTCCATCATATTGTTCTGC
Coding sequences within it:
- the LOC133441188 gene encoding hereditary hemochromatosis protein homolog, which gives rise to MFVLQLMSGSLLLHLVMSSGFGNHSLWGLFIYISGPTQFPEFSMVLMLDDIQVGYYDSDTDQLIKVGAGGEKGAEFDLGQLALNVLQNNMMEMRIRSDLVKKQLNLTSPGVYIQQRMVVCEVQEDGQPILIMSRDGANGHDIDSIHCNTTHFLYGGGDGWDFQLDTIRQLYEQMRFSNIYLPLCALILRRLLESEKHLVMRRVRPRLRLLSQPGGGGAQITCLATDFYPRHINLTLLRDGEPVDENQMTVGSVLPNGNGLYQLRKTLMVDEEELQRKHKYTCAASHLSLDNRLDVSWRAESFRSFRVYVISAPVVLLLVVVILLLVLMMKMRKRSGTEGISMETQESPGASNDEALEQGVEDGT